One Algoriphagus sp. Y33 genomic window, TCGAAGCTGCAGTAATGAGATGAATAAGCAGGTGATTTTCTATCATTCAGGAGCTACATACGACTTGGATCTGGTAGTGAAACATTCCTACGGTTCCTATGAGGAAATCAATCTTGTGGGCTTTAGTCTGGGCGGGAATCTAACTTTAAAGTACTTAGGTGAAAAAGGCAACAGTCTTCCCAAAATTCATAAGGGAGTTGCAATATCGGTACCCTTGCACTTGGCCAGTTCCTCCAAAAAAATCTCTGAAACTTCAAACACGTTGTATTCCCAGCGCTTTTTGCGAAGTCTAAAAAAGAAAGTATTGGATAAATCGGCAGTCCATCCCGGGCAGATTCCACTGGAAATGATGAAAAACATTAAAACTTTGGCCGATTTCGATGATTTATTTACAGGGCCTCTTCATGGCTTTGCGGATGCTGAAGAATACTACGAGGTAAACTCCTCCTTGTATTTTTTAGATCAGGTAAAAGTGCCTAGTTTGGTTCTAAACGCCCTAAACGACCCATTTCTAAGCGATAAGTGCTTCCCCAAAACTCTGGCTAAATCCTTGGATATGGTCTATTTTGAATTCCCGAACCACGGAGGACATGTGGGATTCAGTCCTGCAACTCACGAAAAAACCTATTATTCTGAGCAAAGAGCAGTTGAATTTATAAGTACTGTTATCTAACTTCCTGCCAATTACAGTGATAAATAATATGTGTGGACGATATTCCCTTAGCAAAAGTAAAGAAGAACTTGAACAGAGATTTCAGGCAGAAATGCTGTCCGAACTCAAACCCAGATACAATATCGCTCCTACGCAGCTTGTACCTGTGGTCACTTCGCAGAGCCCAAAGGGCTTTTCGTATTTCTATTGGGGAATCACTCCTGAATTTGGAAAAAACAGACCTGTGGCTCAAAAACTCATCAATGCAAAAGCAGAGATTGTCAATGAAAAGATATCACTAAAAACAGCTTTCAGACAAAGACGCTGTATCATCCCGGCAGATGGCTTCTATGAATGGAAACGACTTGGAAAAAAAACATCAGTACCCTACAGGTTTACGCTCCGTGATGATGAACTGTTTTCCTTTGCAGGAATCTGGGAAGAATATGAAGCTGTGAATGGAGATACTCAGCACACCTTTTTAATAATTACGACTACCCCGAATGCTGTCGTTTCTGAAATCAATGATAGAATGCCGGTAATTCTGGATCAGAGTGCAGAAAAAAAATGGCTGGATAAATACGCAGAAGAAGATGATCTTTTGAATTTGCTCAACCCCTACCCTGCTGATTCTATGCTGGCCTATACGGTGTCTCCATTGGTGAATTCTGTGGAAAATGACAGCCCTTCCCTAATCCGTAAAACCTCTCCTGTAGATCAGCATGGAAACTACACGCTATTCGGCTAGTTTATCCGCTAATCATGTTACTTTTTGCTAGAGTAAATTGATCTGGCGATATTGGTGGTCAATTTTATGATTATCCTAATTGATACAAAATCGAGCATGACGTATTCGTCACACAGACACAGTGGGATGATTATCAACTATGCGGGATTCCACGGCCTCCTCCTACTAATCGGGGTGACCAATAGAAAACAATTATAAACAGATGAAAAAATCCAGAATTCTGGGAGTGGGTCATTACGTACCGGAGCGTATCGTATCCAACCATGAGCTCGCTCAGATAATGAACACCAATAATGAGTGGATCGTGGAAAGAACCGGGATAGAATCCAGACACTGGTTTACCCCTGGAGTTGACACGGTAACCAGCATGTCTAAAAAAGCGACTGAAATGGCTTTGGATCGAGCTGGTGTGAAAGCTTCTGAAATAGATTTCATTGTATTCGCTACTATCACTCCTGACTATTTCTTACCCGGAAACGGGGTTTTGCTTCAACGGGAATTAGACATGGGAACTATAGGTGCGCTTGATATTCGAAACGCGTGCTCCGGATTTATCTATGCACTCTCGATCGCAGACCAATTTATCAAAACGGGGATGTACAAAAAAATACTCGTAGTCGGGGCAGAGATTCAATCATCTGCTTTGGACAAGAGCGATGAAGGCCGCTCCAGTTCTGTGATTTTCGCGGATGGTGCAGGAGCTGCTGTTCTGGGAGCAGTGGAATCAGATCAACCAGGAATTCTGTCTACCCACCTTCATTCTCAAGGTGAGCATGCAGAAGAATTATTTTGTAGGGATCCCGGTAGTAGCAGAGAAGTACGTGTTTCCCCGGAATTGATAGAATCAGGGAGTTTTTTCTTGAAAATGAATGGAAATGCAGTTTTTAAGCATGCAGTAGTCCGATTTATGGAAGTGATCAAAGAAGCTCTTGATGCAAATAACCTCGATCAATCCACCATAGATTTACTTGTTCCACATCAAGCGAATCTTCGCATTAGCCAGTATATACAGAAGCAATTGGATTTAGCTGACGAAAAGATATTTAACAACATCATGACCAAAGGGAATACCACAGCTGCTACTATTCCGATTGCATTGAGTGAAGCTTGGGAACAGGGAAAAATCAAGGATGGCGATTTGATTTGCCTAGCTGCATTTGGTTCAGGGTTTTCATGGGCTTCCGCTTTACTTCAATGGTAGATGACAGAAAACAATAACGTCTTGGATCTTGAGCTTTGGCTTGACACAGAGATCATTCCCCGTCAAAATATGCTCAAAGCCAAATTTTGGGATATTCTGGCGGAGGTAGGTAATTCCATAGATTCCGCTAATCTGATAAAAATCCACCCTGCGAATCGAGGAATAAAACTGTCTAAAGGGAATGATCTATCGGGATATCCTTACCAAGTTTTGGATTTGATCAGGGATTTTGATCTATCAACCGGACTGAACATTCGCTTATTAAACTGGTTTGGACATGGCCTTTTCATGTTTGTTTTATTAGGCAAGAATCACCCCAAGGCTCCCTTTCAGCAGTTATGTGGCCACAGTTGGGCTTTTGACCAATCCCATACTCCCTGGGAGTATCATGAAATACTCCTCAACAGCAATTCGACAAACTTTCCTCCCTCCGACTGGTTCGAAAAATCAACGTTCTGCCAGTGGCATAAACCCATTCGTATTTCTGGAGATGTAATCATGATAAAGGCTAAGATTTTGGATGAACTAAAAAAATTGATATCCTTACTTTCTGAATAAATGGTATAAAGCCGGAATTAACTTATTTTTAAACAGGAATCGAGTTCATTCGTACACTATTCAGATTATCCTTTTGAAAGATTCGGGAAATTTCCTGAGTCTGCTCAAAATAAAAACTTTATGAAATCGAGCTTCTCGAAGACGGCACACTCACTGAGATAATTATCAGCCATGCGAGATTCCATAGCTTGCCCCGACCGATCGGAGTGGCCTTAAAAAAGAAATTATAAACATATGAAATACATCCTTATCGCACTTATTCTTCTCAGCACTTCAGTGTCTGCTCAAGAAAGTTCTATGGTCCGGCAATACAATTCAGACTCAACCCTGATGGCTACCGGCATTATTACCAATTCCCTTCGGGAAGGACTCTGGAAATACTATAATCCTAAGACAAATACCTTACTTACTGAAGGCACATTCAAAAATGGGCTTAGAGAAGGCACTTGGAGTAATTTTTACCCAGACGGTAAAAGAAAATTAGTAGCAGAATATAAAGACGGGGTCCTTTTTGGGCCATCCAAGTTGTATGATGCTGATGGGGCGTTGAAGAAAGAAATGATTTTTCAGGATTCTGTGATTGTAGGGAAGTATATAGAATACTTCGGAACAACAGGTATTCCAGACTATGTTAATCCCCGTCAAGTCTCTGTAGAAGGTCAATATGAAAACAGTAAAAAGACTGGTCAGTGGGTTCAATATTATGAGTTTGGAGAGGTTGCTGTGAGGGAGTTTTATGTCAATGGACTAAGAGAAGGTCCTTTTCTGGAATATGATCCGGAGGGAACACTCATTACTGAAGGAGTATACAAAGAGGGGCAATTGGATGGTGCATTCAAAAGGCTTACCTATCCAAATCTTGTAGTAGAGGAAGGGAACTATAAAAAAGGTAAAAAAATAGGTGAATGGATACGATATTTCACAGGAACCAAAACCAAGGAATCAGAAGAGTTTTATGATGAAAACGGAAATCGAATTGGCACGTGGAAGTATTACTACGAAAATCAACGGCTGGCAAGAATAGAAAAATATGAAAATGGAATAGCAGTGGGGACTTGGGAAGAATACTTCCCAAACAAGGCAATAGCAAAGCGCAAAACCTACGAGCTGGGTGTTCCGGTAGGAGAATATGTAGAGTACCACAGTTCCGGACAGGTATCCGTGTCCGGCAAATACAGCAACGGTATGAAAACAGGGGTTTGGAAAAGCTTCTTTCCTGATGGGGAACTCTATTCTCTAGGAGAATATAGAAACGACCTAAAAACCGGTCTCTGGAAATATTTCAACAAAATCGGAATTTTAATAGCTGAGGGAGAGTACACGCTTGGCCTTGAAAATGGCCAATGGGTATACTATTACGATGGTGGGCAGCTAAAATCTGTCGGCAGCTATTCTATCGGTTTTGAGAACGGGATTTGGGGTCTTTTCTATGACAACAAACAGCTTACTCAGGAAGAGTTTTGGGACAATGGACGCCTGATGAATGTAAGTGATTACAAATCCTATGACGGGAGTGGAAATCTAGACAAAGGAACATTGAAAGATGGAAACGGAACTAGAATCACCTACTATGTAAACGGCAGGAAGGAATCAGAAGGAAATTACACGAATGGGAAGGCAGAAGGAACCTGGCTTTTCTTCCATGAAAATGGCAGAAAGGCATCTGAGGGACAAATGAAAGAAGGAAGAAAGGAAGGACCTTGGAGATATTACAATCCTGCAGGACGATTGGAGGATTTAATTAATTATAAAAACGATGAGGTTCAAGAAGAATCCCTTTCCAATCTTATCCAATTCAACTAGTGTATAACAATTTTGTCAATTTGTGGTTTATTTAAAAAAAACACATGTTCGGATTGTTCAATAAAAAAACAGAGAAGGAAAAGTTACAGGAAGCCTATTCCAAAAAATTGGCAGAAGTGTATAAAGCCTCGCAGACAAACAGAAAAGTAGCCGACCGTCTTGCAGCCGAGGCAGAAGAGCTTGCCAAAAAGTTAGAATCTCTGTGAAATTCTCTCAAATCAATCAAAATAGATCACAAATACATAATTTTGAATATCAAATAATTACAATTAAATTCAATCACTCTTTCAGCTAGTCTCGTAGGATTTTTTTGACTAAAACGTTTATTTAAGGGTGATTGAGCTACGGACGACAAATTTTAAGTTTTTTGGCTCGGGATAAAACCCGAGCCTTTTTTTATTTTCTGGAATAATCGTCCTCTAATCTCACGATATCCTCTTCATTGGATGGATTTTCCGGATCTACATGCATCCAAATTTCAGCCACAATACCCCAAGAATCCAAGCCAACTAACCTATGTCTTTCACCCTGCTTCAAAGACACAGTTTTGTTAAGTTCCATTTTTTCTAAAATGCCCAATTCATCTGTGTCGCTACGTACTATTCCGGATTCCCCATTGATAAGTTTCCAAAGCTCGGCTCTTCGAAAGTGATATTGCCAAGAAAGGCGGGCTCCCGGAGCCACAAGTAAAAACTTAGGACTTAACTTTTGTTCCAATTGCTCTTCGGATAGATCAACATCTTCGAAAAACATCGACCTGAACTCACGAATCTGACTCTCGTCAAGCACGAAAAAACCACCCCATGGTCTAGTTTGGTCAACTTTTGAGATTCTAAATCCTTTTTGAGTCAAGAAATCCTCTACTTTCTGAAACACCTCTTCTTTGCCAAGGCCAGCATTTATTCCGATCAAATTCATAACTTTTTTTATTAAAAATCTATTACCCAAAAATAGCTAATTCATTTGAAAAATAAATTTTCCGTACATATTCCTACATTTGGAATCTTTTGAAGAAAACAAGAGGTTGCTACCCAAGAATTCAGCGATATTATAACATATCAACTCTTGTTATCTTATTTTTTTAAAAAAGTATTTTTTTGAAAATCAAAAATTGCCGTAATTCAGGAATAACTTAGACCTATGAACTTAATAAACCCCCAAGAAGTAATCGATAAAATGGATGGAGTGGTAGAAATTAAAAGCTACCTCAACAAAATTAAGATTATTAAGAACCTTTATATAAAAAAAGCCAATACTGCCAGCGAAATTTGCGCTGAAGTCGGAATTTCTCTACCTACAGTCAATTCACTTCTTAGCGACTTGATTTCAAGCGGGGAAGTAATCAAGCAAGGGCGTGCAGAGTCGCAGGGAGGGAGAAAGCCCGATCTGTATAGATTAGCTCCTGACGCTTTCTATGTACTTTCCGTCGATCTTT contains:
- a CDS encoding YheT family hydrolase, which translates into the protein MPLVENITYTRPKWLFNGHLETIYPSLFRKVVAPNPVKERISTSDGDFLDLDWYRQNKSKLVIISHGLEGSSTRAYMLGMVNKFLKEGYDVLTWNFRSCSNEMNKQVIFYHSGATYDLDLVVKHSYGSYEEINLVGFSLGGNLTLKYLGEKGNSLPKIHKGVAISVPLHLASSSKKISETSNTLYSQRFLRSLKKKVLDKSAVHPGQIPLEMMKNIKTLADFDDLFTGPLHGFADAEEYYEVNSSLYFLDQVKVPSLVLNALNDPFLSDKCFPKTLAKSLDMVYFEFPNHGGHVGFSPATHEKTYYSEQRAVEFISTVI
- a CDS encoding phosphoheptose isomerase, with the translated sequence MNLIGINAGLGKEEVFQKVEDFLTQKGFRISKVDQTRPWGGFFVLDESQIREFRSMFFEDVDLSEEQLEQKLSPKFLLVAPGARLSWQYHFRRAELWKLINGESGIVRSDTDELGILEKMELNKTVSLKQGERHRLVGLDSWGIVAEIWMHVDPENPSNEEDIVRLEDDYSRK
- a CDS encoding Lacal_2735 family protein, whose product is MFGLFNKKTEKEKLQEAYSKKLAEVYKASQTNRKVADRLAAEAEELAKKLESL
- a CDS encoding 3-oxoacyl-ACP synthase III family protein; this encodes MKKSRILGVGHYVPERIVSNHELAQIMNTNNEWIVERTGIESRHWFTPGVDTVTSMSKKATEMALDRAGVKASEIDFIVFATITPDYFLPGNGVLLQRELDMGTIGALDIRNACSGFIYALSIADQFIKTGMYKKILVVGAEIQSSALDKSDEGRSSSVIFADGAGAAVLGAVESDQPGILSTHLHSQGEHAEELFCRDPGSSREVRVSPELIESGSFFLKMNGNAVFKHAVVRFMEVIKEALDANNLDQSTIDLLVPHQANLRISQYIQKQLDLADEKIFNNIMTKGNTTAATIPIALSEAWEQGKIKDGDLICLAAFGSGFSWASALLQW
- a CDS encoding toxin-antitoxin system YwqK family antitoxin, whose product is MKYILIALILLSTSVSAQESSMVRQYNSDSTLMATGIITNSLREGLWKYYNPKTNTLLTEGTFKNGLREGTWSNFYPDGKRKLVAEYKDGVLFGPSKLYDADGALKKEMIFQDSVIVGKYIEYFGTTGIPDYVNPRQVSVEGQYENSKKTGQWVQYYEFGEVAVREFYVNGLREGPFLEYDPEGTLITEGVYKEGQLDGAFKRLTYPNLVVEEGNYKKGKKIGEWIRYFTGTKTKESEEFYDENGNRIGTWKYYYENQRLARIEKYENGIAVGTWEEYFPNKAIAKRKTYELGVPVGEYVEYHSSGQVSVSGKYSNGMKTGVWKSFFPDGELYSLGEYRNDLKTGLWKYFNKIGILIAEGEYTLGLENGQWVYYYDGGQLKSVGSYSIGFENGIWGLFYDNKQLTQEEFWDNGRLMNVSDYKSYDGSGNLDKGTLKDGNGTRITYYVNGRKESEGNYTNGKAEGTWLFFHENGRKASEGQMKEGRKEGPWRYYNPAGRLEDLINYKNDEVQEESLSNLIQFN
- a CDS encoding SOS response-associated peptidase → MCGRYSLSKSKEELEQRFQAEMLSELKPRYNIAPTQLVPVVTSQSPKGFSYFYWGITPEFGKNRPVAQKLINAKAEIVNEKISLKTAFRQRRCIIPADGFYEWKRLGKKTSVPYRFTLRDDELFSFAGIWEEYEAVNGDTQHTFLIITTTPNAVVSEINDRMPVILDQSAEKKWLDKYAEEDDLLNLLNPYPADSMLAYTVSPLVNSVENDSPSLIRKTSPVDQHGNYTLFG